In Streptomyces violaceusniger Tu 4113, one DNA window encodes the following:
- a CDS encoding class I SAM-dependent DNA methyltransferase produces MNQEEIWDVDAAQRYDTPGTGMFASEILEPAVDRLAELAGGGAALEFAIGTGRVAVPLAGRGVPVTGIELSLPMIRQLRTRADEATIPVIVGDMATSVAPGEYTLVYLVYNTISNLLTQAEQVECFGNAARHLEPGGRFVIELWVPELRKLPPGQTGTVWQAEPGYIGLDTYDVLRQHVVSHHFRFDDSKEARLTRSPHRYIWPAELDLMAQLAGFELETRHADWSGAEFTAESRSHVSVYRIPPS; encoded by the coding sequence ATGAACCAGGAGGAGATCTGGGACGTCGACGCCGCCCAGCGCTACGACACGCCGGGCACGGGCATGTTCGCGTCCGAGATCTTGGAGCCGGCCGTGGACCGCCTGGCTGAGCTCGCAGGCGGCGGAGCGGCGCTCGAGTTCGCCATCGGCACCGGCCGGGTGGCCGTCCCGCTCGCCGGACGAGGGGTCCCGGTCACCGGGATCGAGCTGTCGCTTCCGATGATCCGTCAACTGCGTACCAGGGCCGACGAAGCGACGATCCCCGTGATCGTGGGCGACATGGCGACTTCCGTGGCTCCCGGGGAGTACACGCTCGTCTATCTCGTCTACAACACCATCTCCAACCTGCTCACCCAAGCCGAGCAGGTGGAGTGCTTCGGCAACGCCGCCCGCCACCTCGAGCCCGGTGGCAGGTTCGTGATCGAACTCTGGGTGCCCGAGCTGCGCAAGCTCCCGCCGGGCCAGACGGGCACCGTCTGGCAAGCCGAGCCCGGCTACATCGGGTTGGACACCTACGACGTACTGCGCCAGCACGTCGTCTCACACCACTTCCGGTTCGACGACAGCAAGGAAGCTCGGCTGACCCGCAGTCCGCACCGGTACATCTGGCCGGCCGAACTCGACCTCATGGCTCAGCTCGCCGGATTCGAGTTGGAGACCAGGCATGCGGACTGGTCCGGCGCCGAATTCACCGCCGAGTCGCGCTCTCATGTCTCCGTCTACCGCATCCCGCCGAGCTGA
- a CDS encoding NAD-dependent epimerase/dehydratase family protein has product MEIFVIGATGFVGGAVTRHLAGAGHHVTGLARTEAAAVALKAQGITPVAGDLETRRPETISAARLADTVIYAAQADPAQETATLDELIQTLAGSGRTLVFLSGSGVFLQRTAGAWSQDSFAEDDSFTVEPLATARKAVEDKVLAAASHGMRAMVIRPGLIWGSGDHGHLPMVYRSVAATGAACYVGEGLNTYSHVHVDDVTRLFALAFEKGTSGALYHAVAGETPNRWIAEWVADDLGCGTRSVDEGEAAAIWGQFGALIMAASSRCRAPRTRRQLGWYPRHTDMLTMVGEPRLRELASARP; this is encoded by the coding sequence ATGGAGATCTTCGTCATCGGCGCCACCGGCTTCGTCGGCGGAGCCGTCACCCGCCACCTGGCGGGCGCGGGGCATCACGTCACCGGCCTGGCCCGCACCGAGGCCGCGGCCGTTGCTCTCAAGGCCCAAGGCATCACCCCGGTTGCGGGCGACCTGGAGACGCGGCGGCCCGAGACGATCAGCGCGGCACGCCTCGCCGACACCGTCATCTACGCGGCCCAGGCAGACCCGGCCCAAGAAACCGCGACCCTCGACGAGCTGATCCAGACCCTGGCCGGCAGCGGAAGGACACTGGTGTTCCTCTCCGGCAGCGGTGTGTTTCTCCAGCGCACCGCGGGCGCCTGGAGCCAGGACAGTTTCGCCGAAGACGATTCCTTCACCGTCGAACCCCTGGCCACCGCGCGCAAAGCCGTCGAGGACAAGGTGCTGGCCGCTGCCTCGCACGGCATGCGGGCGATGGTCATCCGCCCCGGTCTGATCTGGGGGTCCGGGGACCACGGGCATCTGCCGATGGTCTACCGGTCGGTGGCCGCGACGGGCGCGGCGTGCTACGTCGGCGAGGGCCTGAACACCTACAGCCACGTCCATGTCGACGACGTGACCCGCCTGTTCGCGCTGGCCTTCGAGAAGGGAACCTCTGGAGCGCTCTACCACGCAGTGGCGGGTGAGACGCCGAATCGGTGGATCGCGGAGTGGGTGGCCGACGACTTGGGATGCGGCACGCGCAGCGTCGACGAAGGAGAGGCGGCCGCCATCTGGGGGCAGTTCGGCGCCCTGATCATGGCGGCGTCCAGCCGCTGCCGCGCGCCACGTACCCGCCGTCAACTGGGCTGGTATCCACGCCACACCGACATGCTGACCATGGTCGGAGAACCCCGCTTGAGAGAGCTGGCCTCCGCTCGCCCATAA
- a CDS encoding FBP domain-containing protein has protein sequence MKPLTEQEIRAAFVNCTKGEAKRLSIPRDLADRPWDDLDYLGWRDPQAPDRAYLVTELDAHPTAIALRCPGPASWQARRSMCSMCLTAHTGGVSLMVAPKAGKARQRGNSVGAYICSDLACSLYVRGKKDAGAGSRPQESLTLEEKIQRTAANVAAFLAKVTA, from the coding sequence ATGAAGCCGCTGACTGAGCAAGAGATCCGTGCCGCGTTCGTGAACTGCACCAAGGGCGAGGCGAAGCGTCTGTCCATCCCGCGCGACCTGGCCGACCGACCCTGGGATGACCTGGACTACCTCGGCTGGCGAGATCCCCAGGCACCCGACCGCGCCTACCTGGTCACCGAACTGGACGCCCACCCGACCGCCATCGCGCTGCGCTGCCCCGGCCCCGCCTCCTGGCAGGCGCGGCGCAGCATGTGCTCGATGTGCCTGACCGCCCACACGGGCGGCGTCTCCCTGATGGTCGCGCCGAAGGCGGGGAAGGCCAGGCAGCGAGGCAACTCGGTCGGCGCCTACATATGCAGCGACCTCGCCTGCTCGCTGTATGTGCGGGGCAAGAAGGACGCGGGCGCCGGCTCACGGCCTCAGGAGTCGCTCACCCTGGAGGAGAAGATCCAGCGGACCGCGGCGAACGTCGCGGCGTTCCTCGCCAAGGTGACCGCATAG
- a CDS encoding MarR family winged helix-turn-helix transcriptional regulator, whose amino-acid sequence MTALDPTASDPTASGPTAPGPASPGANTPGTATPGAVAEGSVAPSPAVPESGELAERLRTALQHLLPGLRGTRGEHGDLTPSRQAALGALDTHGPMRISALATRLGIALPTTSRMVDLLDAAGWIERTPDPEDRRASLIALTDPGRQLLHTVRHETAARLAARIETLSPEEQRALYTALPALESLADSTNPSRNPSTNPSPSS is encoded by the coding sequence ATGACCGCGCTCGACCCCACCGCCTCCGACCCCACCGCCTCAGGCCCCACCGCCCCGGGCCCTGCCAGTCCAGGCGCCAACACCCCGGGCACCGCCACACCGGGTGCCGTGGCTGAGGGCTCCGTAGCCCCGAGTCCCGCCGTTCCGGAATCGGGGGAGCTGGCCGAACGGCTCCGTACCGCCCTCCAGCATCTGCTCCCCGGCCTGCGGGGCACCCGGGGCGAACACGGTGATCTCACCCCCAGCCGCCAGGCGGCCCTGGGAGCGCTCGACACCCACGGCCCGATGCGCATCAGCGCCCTCGCGACCCGGCTGGGCATCGCCCTGCCGACCACGTCCCGCATGGTCGATCTGCTCGACGCCGCCGGCTGGATCGAGCGCACCCCCGACCCCGAGGACCGCCGCGCCAGCCTGATCGCCCTCACCGACCCCGGTCGTCAGCTCCTCCACACCGTGCGCCACGAGACCGCCGCCCGGCTCGCCGCGCGGATCGAGACGCTGAGCCCCGAGGAACAGCGGGCGCTGTACACCGCGCTGCCCGCCCTGGAGTCCCTGGCCGACTCCACGAACCCGTCCAGGAACCCATCCACGAACCCGTCCCCGAGCTCGTAG
- a CDS encoding VOC family protein: MNADDRSALARGRVATRLPAQDLDRARRFYSEQLGMEPVDERPGGLLYRCGGAEFVLFRSTGSSPGTFTQMAWEVDDIETAVRELRRRGVVFEEVDVAGFRTREGIAEVEGNYPSKGARGERGAWFRDSEGNLLGVGQPVM, translated from the coding sequence ATGAACGCAGACGACAGAAGCGCTTTGGCCCGCGGACGCGTGGCGACCAGACTTCCGGCCCAGGACCTCGATCGGGCGCGGCGTTTCTATTCAGAGCAGCTCGGTATGGAGCCGGTCGACGAACGGCCCGGCGGGTTGCTGTATCGCTGCGGAGGCGCGGAGTTCGTGCTCTTCCGGTCGACTGGATCCTCCCCCGGCACGTTCACTCAGATGGCGTGGGAAGTCGACGACATCGAGACAGCGGTGAGGGAACTCAGGCGGCGCGGCGTGGTGTTCGAGGAGGTCGATGTGGCGGGGTTCCGGACGAGGGAGGGGATCGCGGAGGTCGAGGGGAATTACCCCAGCAAGGGTGCACGGGGTGAGCGCGGGGCCTGGTTCCGTGACAGCGAGGGGAATTTGCTGGGCGTCGGCCAGCCGGTCATGTGA
- a CDS encoding YceI family protein has protein sequence MAISSAAELSLPAAGTYEIDPAASTVRFATRALGLLPVHGTFGIREGRITIAETPEASSVDVEMDAASFASGIQRRDDHVRSSDFLDVERHPSIQFRGHSLDQSAQGVSLRGELTVCGVTQPVVVAIGSMVGEGKRVTANGTTTIDRYAFGVSKAKGMAARRLKITLDIVAGR, from the coding sequence ATGGCGATATCCAGCGCTGCGGAGCTGTCCTTACCAGCAGCGGGCACCTACGAAATCGATCCGGCCGCCTCGACCGTGCGCTTCGCCACGCGGGCCTTGGGGCTGCTCCCGGTCCATGGGACGTTCGGCATCAGGGAGGGCCGGATCACCATTGCCGAGACGCCGGAAGCGTCGTCGGTGGACGTCGAGATGGACGCGGCCAGCTTCGCGTCCGGCATTCAGCGTCGCGACGACCACGTCCGGTCGTCCGACTTCCTGGACGTGGAGCGACACCCCTCGATCCAGTTCCGGGGCCACAGCCTGGATCAATCCGCCCAAGGGGTCTCACTGCGAGGGGAGTTGACCGTCTGCGGAGTGACCCAGCCGGTAGTCGTCGCGATCGGCAGCATGGTCGGCGAGGGTAAGCGCGTCACCGCCAACGGCACAACCACCATCGACCGGTACGCCTTCGGTGTCAGCAAGGCCAAAGGTATGGCGGCTCGTCGCCTGAAGATCACCTTGGATATCGTCGCCGGCCGCTGA
- a CDS encoding alpha/beta hydrolase family protein, which produces MRSKKVEFGGSQGAALAARLELPEGEPRAYALFAHCFTCGKDQVAATRISRALTEFGIAVMRFDFTGLGGSGGDFGNTHFSSNVDDLVFADEYLRAHFEAPTLLIGHSLGGAAVLAARHRIPRIRAVATIAAPFSPDHVLHLLGSDRAEIERQGEAEVSLAGRRFRIQRQFLDDIGAQPQADRIAHLDAALLVFHSPSDELVGVDNARRIFDTARHPKSFVALDGANHLLTNPADTQYAATVLAAWAGRYVLRPTPLGEGANRD; this is translated from the coding sequence ATGCGGAGTAAGAAGGTCGAGTTCGGCGGATCGCAAGGCGCGGCGCTCGCCGCGAGGCTGGAGCTGCCCGAGGGTGAGCCGCGGGCGTACGCCCTCTTCGCGCACTGCTTCACCTGTGGCAAGGACCAGGTCGCGGCCACCCGGATCTCACGGGCGCTGACCGAGTTCGGCATCGCGGTGATGCGCTTCGACTTCACCGGCCTCGGCGGCTCCGGAGGAGACTTCGGCAACACCCACTTCAGCTCCAACGTCGACGATCTGGTGTTCGCCGATGAGTACCTGCGAGCACACTTCGAGGCCCCCACCCTCCTCATCGGACATTCGCTCGGCGGTGCGGCGGTACTCGCCGCACGGCACCGCATTCCCCGGATACGAGCGGTGGCCACGATCGCCGCACCCTTCAGCCCCGATCACGTGCTGCACCTGCTCGGGAGCGACCGGGCGGAGATAGAGCGGCAGGGCGAGGCCGAGGTCTCCCTGGCGGGCCGCAGGTTTCGCATCCAGCGGCAGTTCCTCGACGACATCGGCGCCCAGCCGCAGGCCGACCGCATCGCGCACCTCGACGCCGCGCTGCTGGTGTTCCACTCGCCGTCGGACGAGCTGGTGGGCGTCGACAACGCGCGGCGCATCTTCGACACCGCCCGCCACCCCAAGTCCTTCGTCGCCCTCGACGGAGCCAACCACCTGCTCACCAACCCGGCCGACACGCAGTACGCAGCCACCGTGCTCGCCGCCTGGGCAGGCCGCTACGTGCTCCGCCCGACCCCACTTGGCGAAGGGGCAAATCGGGATTAG
- a CDS encoding helix-turn-helix transcriptional regulator has product MRIAQHDLPAPAERKRLREAAGLSQAGIAKALDIRREAVGNWESGKTEPRQPKRAAYGF; this is encoded by the coding sequence ATGAGGATCGCCCAGCACGATCTGCCGGCACCCGCGGAGCGCAAGAGGCTGCGCGAGGCCGCGGGGCTGAGTCAGGCCGGGATCGCCAAGGCGCTGGACATCCGCCGGGAAGCGGTGGGCAACTGGGAATCCGGCAAGACCGAGCCGCGGCAGCCGAAGCGTGCCGCCTACGGCTTCTGA
- a CDS encoding MFS transporter — protein sequence MGWTTERRGAGAEGAPPSYGDGGPGPRYKWIALSNTTLGVLIATINISIMLIALPDIFRGIGVDPLRPGNTSLLLWLIMSYMVVTAVLVVSFGRLGDMYGRVRMYNLGFAVFTVFSVLLSVTWLHGTSGALWLIGMRVLQGVGGAMLMANSNAILTDAFPADQRGLALGLNQVAGIAGSFIGLILGGLLGPLDWHLVFLVSVPIGLFGTVWAYLKLRDTGVRTPARLDWWGNITFAIGLIAVLSGITYGIQPYAGHTMGWGNPWVIAAITGGVAVLGLFCVIENRVAQPMFHLGLFRIRAFTAGNVASLLAALGRGGLMFILIIWLQGIWLPRHGYGFEETPLWAGIYMLPLTIGFLIAGPFSGWASDRFGARTFTTGGMLLAAATFVALEELPVDFGYPVFAAILLVNGIAMGLFSSPNRAAIMNSLPPDQRGVGAGISTTFQNSATVLSIGIFFSLMIAGLAGSLPGALTHGLTAEGVPASDAARVAALPPVGVLFASLLGYNPVRTLLGPQVLDHLPAHHAAYLTGRGFFPALISPPFSQGLSAAFDFAIAACLVAAVASLMRGGRYVHKRGPKSAVPAGVAAAQGSTEDTAGAAVTAGTDDVADTSRHPAPAPRQSPPPESGPLPPPPSSPGGGPGRPPPEEPR from the coding sequence GTGGGTTGGACGACCGAGCGGCGCGGGGCCGGAGCTGAGGGGGCCCCGCCGTCCTACGGCGATGGCGGCCCGGGGCCGCGGTACAAGTGGATCGCCCTGTCCAACACCACGCTGGGCGTCCTCATCGCGACGATCAACATCTCGATCATGCTGATCGCGCTCCCGGACATCTTCCGTGGCATCGGCGTGGATCCGCTGCGCCCCGGGAACACCAGCCTGCTGCTGTGGCTGATCATGAGCTACATGGTGGTCACCGCCGTGCTCGTGGTGAGCTTCGGGCGGCTGGGGGACATGTACGGCCGGGTGCGGATGTACAACCTGGGGTTCGCGGTCTTCACCGTGTTCTCCGTGCTGCTCTCCGTGACCTGGCTGCACGGCACCTCCGGCGCTCTGTGGCTGATCGGGATGCGGGTGCTGCAGGGCGTGGGCGGCGCCATGCTGATGGCCAACTCCAACGCCATCCTCACCGACGCCTTCCCCGCCGATCAGCGCGGTCTCGCCCTGGGGCTGAACCAGGTGGCCGGGATCGCCGGGTCCTTCATCGGACTGATCCTGGGCGGGCTGCTCGGCCCGCTCGACTGGCATCTGGTGTTCCTGGTCTCGGTCCCCATCGGGCTGTTCGGCACGGTCTGGGCGTATCTGAAGCTGCGGGACACCGGTGTGCGCACCCCGGCCCGGCTGGACTGGTGGGGCAATATCACCTTCGCCATCGGCCTGATCGCCGTACTGTCCGGCATCACCTACGGCATCCAGCCCTACGCCGGTCACACCATGGGCTGGGGCAACCCCTGGGTGATCGCCGCGATCACCGGGGGAGTGGCGGTGCTGGGCCTGTTCTGCGTGATCGAGAACCGGGTCGCGCAGCCCATGTTCCACCTGGGTCTGTTCCGTATCCGCGCGTTCACCGCCGGGAACGTGGCCAGTCTGCTGGCGGCGCTGGGACGCGGTGGCCTGATGTTCATCCTGATCATCTGGTTGCAGGGCATCTGGCTGCCCCGCCACGGCTACGGCTTCGAGGAGACCCCGCTGTGGGCGGGCATCTACATGCTGCCGCTGACCATCGGGTTCCTGATCGCGGGACCCTTCTCCGGCTGGGCCTCCGACCGGTTCGGCGCCCGTACCTTCACCACCGGCGGGATGCTGCTGGCCGCCGCCACCTTCGTGGCCCTGGAGGAGCTGCCGGTGGACTTCGGCTATCCGGTGTTCGCCGCGATTCTGCTGGTCAACGGGATCGCCATGGGCCTGTTCAGCTCGCCGAACCGGGCGGCCATCATGAACAGCCTGCCGCCCGACCAGCGTGGGGTGGGCGCCGGGATCAGCACCACCTTCCAGAACTCGGCCACCGTCCTGTCCATCGGCATCTTCTTCTCCTTGATGATCGCCGGGCTCGCCGGTTCGCTTCCCGGCGCCCTCACCCACGGCCTGACCGCGGAAGGAGTCCCGGCCTCCGACGCGGCCCGGGTCGCCGCCCTGCCACCGGTCGGGGTGCTGTTCGCCTCGCTGCTCGGCTACAACCCGGTCAGAACCCTGCTCGGACCGCAGGTGCTCGACCATCTGCCGGCCCACCACGCGGCCTATCTCACCGGGCGCGGCTTCTTCCCGGCGCTGATCTCCCCGCCGTTCTCCCAGGGCCTGTCCGCCGCGTTCGACTTCGCCATCGCGGCCTGTCTGGTGGCCGCCGTGGCATCGCTGATGCGCGGCGGGAGGTATGTGCACAAGCGCGGGCCGAAGTCGGCTGTCCCGGCAGGGGTGGCCGCTGCCCAGGGCAGCACCGAGGACACCGCAGGCGCCGCAGTCACCGCGGGCACCGACGACGTCGCGGATACTTCCCGCCACCCGGCGCCCGCGCCCCGGCAGTCGCCCCCGCCGGAATCCGGGCCACTGCCCCCGCCTCCGTCGTCACCCGGCGGAGGACCGGGCCGACCACCACCCGAGGAGCCGAGATGA
- a CDS encoding NAD(P)-dependent oxidoreductase, translating into MSTHSEQSAVTVLGLGPMGRALAGAFLDAGLPTTVWNRTPGKDRELIERGAVGARSAEEAIAASELTVVCVVDYDASDAILRRDGVTDALKGHTVVNLTADTPDRARDTSDWAAGHGIRYLDGAIMTPTTTIGTPAAVFIHSGPAKLYEEHRPVLDTLGGTHTHLGEEIGRAAAYDIALLDIFWTAMAGYAHALAVARAEGVSARELAPFAKGIGAILPPLFEETAEEVDRGTFSGEGNPITSAVSSMSHIVHTSEGHGIDAGVMRAAEGMARRAIGLGHGTDGFIRVAELLGRSGS; encoded by the coding sequence ATGTCTACACACTCCGAACAGTCTGCCGTCACCGTGCTCGGTCTGGGGCCGATGGGCCGCGCCCTGGCCGGTGCGTTCCTGGACGCCGGGCTGCCGACCACGGTCTGGAACCGGACGCCGGGCAAGGATCGGGAGCTGATCGAGCGCGGGGCGGTCGGCGCGCGATCGGCGGAAGAGGCCATTGCCGCAAGCGAGTTGACCGTGGTCTGCGTGGTGGACTACGACGCGTCGGACGCGATCCTGCGGCGCGACGGGGTCACCGATGCGCTCAAGGGACACACCGTCGTGAACCTGACCGCGGACACTCCGGACCGGGCCCGGGACACCTCGGACTGGGCGGCCGGGCACGGCATCCGATACCTCGACGGTGCGATCATGACGCCGACCACCACCATCGGAACGCCTGCCGCGGTGTTCATCCACAGCGGCCCGGCCAAGCTCTACGAGGAGCACCGGCCCGTACTGGACACGCTGGGCGGTACCCATACCCACCTCGGCGAGGAGATCGGCCGGGCGGCGGCCTACGACATCGCGCTGCTCGACATCTTCTGGACGGCGATGGCGGGCTACGCGCACGCCCTGGCCGTGGCCCGAGCGGAGGGGGTCAGCGCCCGGGAGCTGGCGCCCTTCGCCAAGGGCATCGGCGCGATCCTCCCGCCGCTCTTCGAAGAGACCGCCGAGGAAGTGGACCGCGGCACCTTCTCCGGTGAAGGCAACCCGATCACCTCGGCGGTCTCGTCCATGTCCCATATCGTCCACACCTCCGAGGGCCACGGCATCGACGCGGGCGTGATGCGCGCGGCCGAGGGCATGGCCCGCCGCGCCATCGGGCTGGGCCATGGTACGGACGGGTTCATCCGCGTCGCCGAGCTGCTGGGCCGCAGCGGTAGTTGA
- a CDS encoding MarR family winged helix-turn-helix transcriptional regulator, producing the protein MSASPSAANGGADAATRGTTRETGLESDLGWAIRMVSSAFRRVATSSVADLPGGPRGYLVLVAVASGEPPSQLALAQQVNLDRTVMTYLLDDLEARRLITRRPDPRDRRARQVLITEEGRDHLERAQHHLSIAEARLLADLDEHDARQLRLLLTRVAKTAQREALAPQADC; encoded by the coding sequence GTGAGCGCTTCACCTTCCGCTGCCAACGGCGGCGCCGACGCCGCCACGCGCGGCACCACCCGCGAAACCGGGCTCGAATCGGATCTTGGGTGGGCCATCCGCATGGTCTCCTCGGCCTTCCGCCGAGTGGCCACCAGTTCCGTGGCGGACCTGCCCGGTGGGCCACGGGGCTATCTGGTCCTGGTCGCCGTGGCGTCCGGCGAACCGCCGTCCCAGCTCGCTCTCGCCCAGCAGGTGAACCTCGACCGCACCGTCATGACGTACCTGCTTGACGATCTCGAGGCGCGTCGGCTGATCACCCGCAGGCCCGACCCCCGCGACCGGCGGGCGCGCCAAGTGCTGATCACCGAAGAGGGGCGCGACCACCTCGAGCGAGCCCAGCACCACCTGTCCATCGCCGAGGCGCGCCTGCTCGCCGATCTCGATGAGCACGACGCTCGGCAACTGCGCCTTCTTCTGACGCGCGTCGCCAAAACCGCTCAGCGCGAAGCGCTGGCCCCCCAGGCCGACTGCTGA
- a CDS encoding winged helix-turn-helix transcriptional regulator, with protein MTRSRAQDTNVCGVTAAIAVIDGKWKTALLWALESGPHRPGELRRRLPGLSEKVLTQALREMETDGLVHRDVHDVLPLRTVYSLTAFGRDLSEALAPLSDWGHRRLEKLAEAQSGP; from the coding sequence ATGACACGCAGTCGTGCTCAGGACACGAATGTCTGCGGTGTGACCGCCGCGATCGCCGTGATCGACGGCAAGTGGAAGACCGCCCTGCTCTGGGCACTGGAGTCCGGACCGCATCGCCCCGGCGAACTGCGCCGGCGGCTGCCGGGCCTCAGCGAGAAGGTTCTGACTCAGGCGCTCCGTGAGATGGAGACGGACGGGCTGGTGCACCGGGACGTGCACGATGTGCTGCCGCTGAGGACCGTGTACTCCCTGACCGCGTTCGGCCGCGACCTCTCCGAGGCGTTGGCTCCCCTGTCCGATTGGGGCCACCGCCGCCTGGAGAAGCTGGCCGAGGCCCAGTCGGGCCCCTGA
- a CDS encoding alpha/beta hydrolase, giving the protein MRGMDLSRTGASAPRPTAVPPFDPELSAALEPLGNGPREPVTPGNLAARQERDAATRPRPTAEDLRADGRFEVAELTVPGLRDGPDVTLVSVRPAGRKGPLPLLYYMHGGAMIMGNAWSVLPRILREWVLPLDMAVISVEYRLAPRTRYPGPLEDCYAGLLRATGHAGELGIDADRVIVGGKSAGGGLAAALALLVRDRGGPGILGQLLLCPMLDDRGHTFSSHQMSGLGMWDLISHETAWKALLGDGYGAADLPPYAAPARATDLSGLPPAFIDVGSAEMFRDEDVAYANAIWQAGGQAELHVWPGAYHGFDGLAPQAAISKDAREARTRWLRRLLAHSRSTRSTEPRTGEPRAPGAKAVDIASPSGEW; this is encoded by the coding sequence ATGCGCGGTATGGATCTGTCCCGTACGGGCGCTTCTGCCCCGAGGCCGACGGCTGTGCCGCCCTTCGACCCCGAACTGAGCGCCGCGCTGGAGCCCTTGGGCAACGGGCCCAGGGAGCCGGTCACTCCCGGGAATCTCGCCGCCCGGCAAGAGCGGGACGCCGCGACCCGGCCCAGGCCGACGGCCGAGGACCTGCGGGCCGATGGCCGTTTCGAGGTGGCGGAGCTGACCGTTCCCGGGCTGCGGGACGGCCCCGATGTCACACTGGTGAGTGTGCGGCCCGCCGGGCGGAAAGGACCGCTGCCGCTGCTGTACTACATGCACGGCGGCGCGATGATCATGGGCAACGCATGGTCGGTGCTGCCGCGGATCCTTCGCGAGTGGGTCCTCCCGCTGGACATGGCCGTCATCTCGGTCGAGTACCGGCTGGCACCGCGGACGCGGTACCCCGGACCGCTGGAGGACTGCTACGCGGGGCTTCTCCGGGCCACCGGGCACGCGGGCGAACTGGGCATCGACGCGGACCGCGTCATCGTCGGCGGGAAGAGCGCCGGTGGCGGCCTCGCCGCGGCCCTCGCCCTGCTGGTCCGTGACCGCGGCGGTCCCGGCATCCTCGGGCAGTTGCTGCTGTGCCCGATGCTCGACGACCGCGGGCACACGTTCTCCAGCCACCAGATGTCGGGCCTCGGGATGTGGGATCTCATCTCCCATGAGACCGCCTGGAAAGCACTGCTGGGTGACGGCTACGGCGCGGCGGACCTGCCTCCCTACGCGGCTCCTGCCCGCGCCACGGACCTGTCCGGTCTCCCGCCGGCGTTCATCGACGTCGGCTCGGCGGAGATGTTCCGCGACGAAGACGTGGCGTACGCGAACGCGATCTGGCAGGCCGGCGGCCAGGCCGAACTGCACGTATGGCCCGGCGCCTATCACGGTTTCGACGGCTTGGCGCCGCAGGCGGCCATCAGTAAAGACGCACGCGAGGCCCGTACCCGCTGGCTGAGGCGCCTCCTCGCCCACTCAAGGAGCACAAGGAGCACAGAGCCGCGGACCGGGGAACCCCGGGCGCCGGGGGCAAAAGCAGTGGACATCGCGTCCCCCAGCGGTGAATGGTGA
- a CDS encoding SDR family NAD(P)-dependent oxidoreductase produces the protein MSVSTPLQGSTALVTGATSGIGRAVAQRLAGQGAEVVLHGRDRARGEALVKEIAESGGSARFIAADLTSAEDTLQLASDAGEVDILVNNAGLYAFAPTAQTDAAGFDRHIAVNTRAPFLLVGALAPAMAGRGHGAVITIGSSAARTPAPIGAAYGASKAGVEILTRYWATEFGGSGVRVNTVSPGPVKTDGTSAIFGDQIAALDQVNARGRVGEPHEIAEIVAFLASPASSYINGAILFADGGEISTLPG, from the coding sequence ATGAGTGTCAGCACCCCGCTGCAGGGCAGCACCGCCCTGGTGACCGGAGCCACCTCGGGCATCGGCCGTGCCGTGGCCCAGCGTCTTGCCGGACAGGGCGCGGAGGTCGTCCTCCACGGAAGGGACCGCGCCCGTGGCGAGGCCCTGGTCAAGGAGATCGCGGAGTCGGGCGGATCCGCCCGGTTCATCGCCGCGGACCTGACCAGCGCCGAGGACACGTTGCAGCTCGCCTCGGACGCGGGTGAGGTGGACATCCTGGTGAACAACGCGGGTCTCTACGCCTTCGCACCGACCGCGCAGACCGACGCCGCCGGCTTCGACCGGCATATCGCGGTCAATACCCGAGCCCCGTTCCTCCTGGTCGGCGCACTCGCCCCGGCCATGGCCGGGCGGGGACACGGCGCGGTCATCACGATCGGATCCAGTGCTGCCAGGACCCCCGCGCCGATTGGCGCCGCCTACGGGGCCTCCAAGGCCGGCGTCGAGATCCTCACCCGCTACTGGGCCACGGAGTTCGGTGGCAGCGGGGTGCGGGTCAACACCGTCTCACCCGGCCCGGTGAAGACCGACGGGACCTCCGCCATCTTCGGAGACCAGATCGCCGCGCTGGACCAGGTCAACGCCCGAGGCCGGGTGGGTGAGCCGCATGAGATCGCCGAGATCGTCGCCTTCCTCGCCAGTCCTGCAAGCAGCTACATCAACGGCGCGATCCTCTTCGCCGACGGCGGCGAGATCAGCACACTGCCGGGCTGA